In Pyrus communis chromosome 1, drPyrComm1.1, whole genome shotgun sequence, the following are encoded in one genomic region:
- the LOC137743265 gene encoding uncharacterized protein isoform X1, with protein MMPRCSVQSTDAQLFQSINGLQQLAETHRFKAWFLDQFGVLHDGKQPYPGAISTLKKLASSGAKMVIISNSSRRSSTTMDKLKSLGFDPSLFVGAITSGELTHQNLLRRDDAWFAALGKSCIHMTWSARGTVSLEGLGLQVVENVQDAEFILAHGSEALGSPSGDAIPMKLEELESILEQCAAKHIPMVVANPDFVTVEARALRVMPGTLASKYEKLGGEVKWMGKPDKIIYKSAMDLAGVEPAESIAVGDSLHHDIKGANAAAIQSVFVTCGIHGNELGLNSFADVADLSSVQALASKYDAYPSYVLPAFTW; from the exons atgatgccCAGATGCTCTGTTCAATCGACCGACGCTCAGCTCTTCCAGAGCATAAATGGCCTCCAACAGCTTGCCGAAACGCACCGTTTCAAG GCCTGGTTCTTGGATCAGTTTGGAGTTCTCCATGATGGGAAGCAACCTTACCCTGGTGCAATTTCAACAT TGAAGAAGCTAGCAAGCAGTGGTGCAAAGATGGTTATTATAAGTAATTCATCAAGACGCTCGTCTACAACCATGGATAAATTGAAAAGCCTCGGGTTCGATCCTTCTCTTTTTGTAGGAGCCATCACTAGCGGGGAACTGACACATCAAAACTTACTAAG GAGAGATGATGCTTGGTTCGCTGCACTGGGAAAATCTTGTATTCATATGACTTGGAGTGCTCGTGGTACCGTATCTCTTGAG GGATTGGGATTACAAGTTGTGGAGAATGTTCAAGACGCCGAATTTATTTTGGCCCATGGCTCTGAAGCCTTGGGGAGTCCTTCTGGTGATGCGATTCCAATGAAACTTGAGGAACTTGAAAGTATATTGGAACAATGTGCTGCTAAACACATCCCTATGGTGGTAGCAAATCCAGATTTTGTGACTGTTGAGGCTAGAGCTTTGCGTGTAATGCCTG GGACTTTGGCTTCCAAGTATGAAAAGCTCGGGGGTGAAGTGAAATGGATGGGCAAGCCTGATAAG ATCATCTACAAATCAGCTATGGACTTAGCTGGTGTAGAGCCTGCTGAATCTATCGCAGTTGGCGATTCTCTTCACCACGACATCAAGGGTGCAAATGCAGCTGCAATCCAATCAGTTTTTGTCACCTGTGGGATCCATGGAAATGAACTTGGACTCAATAGTTTCGCGGACGTTGCAGATTTATCTTCCGTGCAAGCTCTTGCTTCCAAATACGATGCATACCCGTCGTACGTGTTACCTGCATTCACATGGTAG
- the LOC137743265 gene encoding uncharacterized protein isoform X2, producing the protein MYVFICLFWHLVKKLASSGAKMVIISNSSRRSSTTMDKLKSLGFDPSLFVGAITSGELTHQNLLRRDDAWFAALGKSCIHMTWSARGTVSLEGLGLQVVENVQDAEFILAHGSEALGSPSGDAIPMKLEELESILEQCAAKHIPMVVANPDFVTVEARALRVMPGTLASKYEKLGGEVKWMGKPDKIIYKSAMDLAGVEPAESIAVGDSLHHDIKGANAAAIQSVFVTCGIHGNELGLNSFADVADLSSVQALASKYDAYPSYVLPAFTW; encoded by the exons ATGTATGTTTTCATCTGTTTGTTTTGGCATTTGG TGAAGAAGCTAGCAAGCAGTGGTGCAAAGATGGTTATTATAAGTAATTCATCAAGACGCTCGTCTACAACCATGGATAAATTGAAAAGCCTCGGGTTCGATCCTTCTCTTTTTGTAGGAGCCATCACTAGCGGGGAACTGACACATCAAAACTTACTAAG GAGAGATGATGCTTGGTTCGCTGCACTGGGAAAATCTTGTATTCATATGACTTGGAGTGCTCGTGGTACCGTATCTCTTGAG GGATTGGGATTACAAGTTGTGGAGAATGTTCAAGACGCCGAATTTATTTTGGCCCATGGCTCTGAAGCCTTGGGGAGTCCTTCTGGTGATGCGATTCCAATGAAACTTGAGGAACTTGAAAGTATATTGGAACAATGTGCTGCTAAACACATCCCTATGGTGGTAGCAAATCCAGATTTTGTGACTGTTGAGGCTAGAGCTTTGCGTGTAATGCCTG GGACTTTGGCTTCCAAGTATGAAAAGCTCGGGGGTGAAGTGAAATGGATGGGCAAGCCTGATAAG ATCATCTACAAATCAGCTATGGACTTAGCTGGTGTAGAGCCTGCTGAATCTATCGCAGTTGGCGATTCTCTTCACCACGACATCAAGGGTGCAAATGCAGCTGCAATCCAATCAGTTTTTGTCACCTGTGGGATCCATGGAAATGAACTTGGACTCAATAGTTTCGCGGACGTTGCAGATTTATCTTCCGTGCAAGCTCTTGCTTCCAAATACGATGCATACCCGTCGTACGTGTTACCTGCATTCACATGGTAG
- the LOC137743004 gene encoding uncharacterized protein, translated as MVVTNSNSQNREIVVRKRIASIFNKREEDFSSLREYNDYLEEVEDMTFDLIEGIDVPAIESKIAKYQEENAEQIMINRARKAEELAAALAASKGHPVQNETDAGLSQGSQAGFGAGTQGQYAPTVSGQPRPTGGMGPQPLPLGGGGHDLHGYAVDDEEMVKLRAERGGRAGGWSGEISRKRALEEAFGSIWIC; from the exons ATGGTGGTTACCAATTCTAATTCCCAGAACAGGGAGATTGTGGTCAGGAAGAGGATTGCAAGCat ATTCAATAAACGAGAAGAGGATTTTTCTTCCTTGAGAGAATACAATGATTACTTGGAGGAAGTGGAGGACATGA CATTTGACTTGATCGAAGGAATAGATGTTCCTGCTATTGAATCGAAAATTGCCAAGTACCAGGAAGAAAATGCCGAACAAATAATGATTAACAGAGCTCGTAAG GCTGAAGAGCTTGCTGCAGCTCTCGCAGCAAGCAAGGGACATCCTGTACAAAATGAAACTGATGCG GGTCTGAGCCAAGGCTCACAAGCAGGATTTGGTGCTGGTACACAGGGCCAGTATGCTCCTACAGTTTCAGGGCAACCACGTCCAACCGGCGGCATGGGTCCACAACCACTACCACTTGGAGGAGGGGGGCATGATCTGCACGGATACGCTGTTGACGATGAAGAAATGGTGAAGCTGCGAGCAGAGAGGGGTGGTCGGGCAGGAGGGTGGAGTGGAGAGATAAGCAGGAAGAGGGCACTTGAAGAAGCCTTTGGTAGCATTTGGATTTGTTAG